GTGGACGAAGATGTGGGTGATGAGGGTCCAGGGATGGGCGGCGAGGAGGGCGGGTCTCAATGCCAGATAGTTGAATGTGAAAGAGGGGTAGGCGACGCTCACAAAGTAGAAGAGGACGCATAAGATCAGAATCATCCCCGAGTAGGTCACCGGAAGCCGAAACCCGCCGGAAGGAGAGTACCGATCGTCGTCCCAGGGGTCGGGGTCGTCCCAGCCTTCCCGGCTTGCCCGATCCCTCTGCCCTCTGCCCATAAGGGAGAGCCTCTCGGTTCCGAAGCCCCCGAAGAGATCCTTCGCCTTCATCTCACCTCACCAGATCCTCCAACCTCTAGCCTCTCATCTCCGAGAGGTGATACAAATAGATGGTGGCAATGGGGCGGCGCTGATGTCGTGTGGAGATGGGGCTCGCCGAATTCGGAGGCCTTCCGTTAATAGGCGGGAAGGGGATAATGCCTGGAGGGGCCGGGATGAAGGCTTCCCGGCCATAAGCAGGAAGGCGGCTCCGCCCCGACGATCCCCCTCAGAGGCCGAATATCTTTCGAGCGTTTTTGGTCGTCGCCTCCGCCACCTCTTCGGGCGGGAGCCCCTTGATCCTGGCGATGAGGTGGAGGCCGTCGAGGACGTAGGCGGGCTCGTTCCTCCCCTTCCGGGGGGAGAGGAAGGGGCTGTCCGTCTCGATCAGGAGCCGGTCCAGGGGGACCTGCCGCGCCAGAACCTGGTGCTGGGCGGACCTGCAGACGACGGTGGCGAGGGATATGTAGAAGCCCCGGTCGAGGGCCTCCTTCATCGTCCCGACCGTCCCGCTGTAGCAGTGGAAGACGACCTTGTTGAGGTCTTTGACCACATCGAAGGCCTCATCCTCGGCGAGGCGGGCGTGGATCACCTGGGGGAGGTCCAGCTCCTCCGCGAGGCCGACGACCTTCCGAAAGACCTCCCGCTGCCGGTCCCTCCCCCTCTCGTCGGGGCAGCGGTAGTAGTCGAGCCCCGCCTCGCCGACGCCGACGATCTCCTTTGCATGGGCCCGGATCTGGTCGAGGGTCGCCTCCACCTCCTCGTCGGTCGTCTCGCCGAGGCCGTTGGGGTTGAGGCCGAGGGTCGCAAAGACGAAGTCGTACCTCCTGGCCAGCTCCAGGCTCTTCCTGTTGGTCTTGAGGTCGATGCCGGAGTTGATCATCGTCGTCACCCCGGCCTTTCGCCCCCTCTGGATCACCTCGTCCCGATCCCGGTTGAAGTTCTTGAAGTCGAGGTGGCAGTGGGTGTCTATCACATCGAATTTTGTGTCGCTCAAATCGCGTCTTCCTCCAGGAGCATCAGCCTGTTTATGGCGTTGATCAGCGCCTCCACCGAGGCCATCACTATATCCTCCCGGGCGGACCTGGCCGTCACCTTCCTTCCGAGGCGGCCGTTCTCGACCCCGATCACCACCTCCGCGAGGGCGTCGGAGCCGCCGGTGATCGCCTCGATCCGGAAGTCGCTGATCTTGACGGCGGTCTCCTCACCCAGGATCCCCCGGACGGCGTTGAGGGCGGCGTCCACGGGGCCGACCCCGATGTCGGCGAGGACCCGCTCCTCCCCCCGGACGACGGCCCGGACGGTGGCGGTGGAGGTGAGGGTGTTTCCTGTCATCACCGCCAGCTCCTTGAGGATGACGGCCTGCTTGTCCTTCGCCAGCTCGCCGATCACCACCTCGGCGATCGTCATCAGGTCGGCGCCGGTGACTGCCTTCCCCTTGTCCCCCAGGTCCTTGACCCTCTCCAGGATCTCCTGGAGCTGATCGTCGTTGGGGGCGTACCCCATCTCCGAGAGGGACTGCTTGACGGCGTGCCGTCCCGTATGCTTCCCGAGGACGATCCTCCTCTTGTGGCCGACCATCTCCGGGGTCATGATCCCCGGCTCGAAGGTGTCGGACCTCTCCAGGACCCCGTGGCTGTGGATCCCGCTCTCGTGGGCGAAGGCGTTCTCGCCGACGATGGGAGCGGTCCTGGATATCCTCACCTCCGTGAGCCGCTCTACGAGCTTCGCCGTCTCGAAGAGGTAGGGGGTGTGGATGGTGGTCTTAGCTC
The sequence above is drawn from the Methanothrix harundinacea 6Ac genome and encodes:
- a CDS encoding TatD family hydrolase, translated to MSDTKFDVIDTHCHLDFKNFNRDRDEVIQRGRKAGVTTMINSGIDLKTNRKSLELARRYDFVFATLGLNPNGLGETTDEEVEATLDQIRAHAKEIVGVGEAGLDYYRCPDERGRDRQREVFRKVVGLAEELDLPQVIHARLAEDEAFDVVKDLNKVVFHCYSGTVGTMKEALDRGFYISLATVVCRSAQHQVLARQVPLDRLLIETDSPFLSPRKGRNEPAYVLDGLHLIARIKGLPPEEVAEATTKNARKIFGL